Proteins found in one Sporosarcina sp. FSL K6-3457 genomic segment:
- the mraY gene encoding phospho-N-acetylmuramoyl-pentapeptide-transferase, protein MTLTTILMAIAVAFIISALLGYFIVPALRRLKFGQSIREEGPKSHLKKAGTPTMGGLIFIGSIILSTLSLSYIYDVLTTQTIVLLLVFVGFGLIGFLDDFIIVVLKRNLGLTSIQKLIGQIIVAVIAFFLLKLGPFDTAVQIPFTSFEIELGVFYVAFLIFWLVGFSNAVNLADGVDGLVAGSSSIAFAAFGVLAWIFGQHDIALFAFVVTGAMLGFLIFNVKPAKVFMGDTGSLALGGALAMLSVLIKQEFLLLVIGIVYVIETLSVIIQVISFKTTGKRVFKMSPIHHHFELSGWSEWKIVIVFWGIALLAAIIPVLLEVM, encoded by the coding sequence ATGACACTCACTACAATATTGATGGCCATTGCCGTCGCATTCATAATTTCAGCACTATTGGGGTATTTTATCGTCCCGGCCCTCAGAAGATTGAAGTTTGGGCAAAGCATCCGTGAGGAAGGGCCTAAAAGCCATCTGAAAAAAGCGGGTACGCCTACGATGGGTGGACTAATCTTCATTGGCTCAATCATTCTGTCAACACTTAGCCTTTCATACATATACGATGTATTGACGACGCAGACGATCGTGCTGTTACTCGTTTTTGTCGGTTTTGGACTCATTGGTTTCCTAGATGATTTCATCATCGTCGTGTTGAAAAGGAACTTGGGGCTGACATCTATTCAAAAGCTAATTGGCCAGATTATTGTTGCGGTCATTGCATTCTTCCTTCTGAAGCTAGGACCTTTTGACACGGCAGTCCAAATTCCATTCACTAGTTTTGAAATAGAACTTGGCGTATTCTACGTGGCATTTCTTATTTTCTGGCTTGTTGGTTTCTCCAATGCTGTTAACTTGGCAGATGGGGTAGATGGGCTTGTTGCTGGATCATCCTCGATTGCTTTCGCTGCATTTGGTGTGCTTGCATGGATTTTTGGCCAGCATGATATCGCGTTATTTGCTTTTGTTGTCACGGGGGCAATGCTTGGCTTCCTTATTTTTAATGTCAAGCCGGCCAAAGTATTTATGGGAGATACGGGATCATTGGCGCTAGGTGGAGCACTCGCCATGTTATCTGTATTAATCAAACAGGAATTTCTGCTACTCGTCATTGGAATTGTCTATGTCATTGAAACGTTATCCGTCATTATTCAAGTGATTAGTTTCAAGACGACAGGGAAGCGTGTTTTCAAAATGAGCCCGATTCACCATCATTTTGAATTATCGGGCTGGTCAGAATGGAAAATCGTCATTGTTTTTTGGGGAATTGCCTTGTTAGCGGCCATTATCCCTGTCTTGCTGGAGGTGATGTAA
- the rsmH gene encoding 16S rRNA (cytosine(1402)-N(4))-methyltransferase RsmH: MFNHTTVLLHEAVEGLDIKSDGIYVDCTLGGAGHSKEIAKKLSPQGRLICFDQDTTAIEVAKERLKDYLPQVTFVHSNFRNLKSELAKIGVQSVDGILYDLGVSSPQLDTPERGFSYNHDAPLDMRMDMDAPLTAYDVVNDWSYEDLVRIFFRYGEEKFSKSIVRKIEAAREQAPIRTTAELAELIKTGIPAAKRRTGGHPAKRVFQAIRIAVNDELGAAEESLVDAITLLNPGGRISVITFHSLEDRLCKTIFKEASSYPDLPPNLPVIPEGMEPILKLVTRKPIIPDDKEIEENKRARSAKLRIAEKR, translated from the coding sequence ATGTTTAACCACACTACAGTATTACTTCACGAAGCCGTCGAAGGTCTGGATATAAAAAGTGATGGAATTTATGTCGACTGTACGCTCGGAGGAGCTGGTCACAGTAAGGAAATTGCGAAGAAATTATCACCGCAAGGTAGGCTGATTTGTTTTGACCAGGATACAACGGCGATTGAAGTTGCCAAAGAACGGTTGAAGGATTATCTTCCTCAAGTGACATTTGTCCATTCGAATTTTAGAAACTTAAAATCCGAATTGGCTAAAATTGGAGTCCAATCTGTTGATGGAATCCTTTATGATTTAGGAGTGTCCTCTCCACAGCTTGATACGCCAGAACGCGGATTTAGTTATAATCACGACGCTCCGCTTGATATGCGCATGGATATGGATGCACCGTTAACAGCGTATGACGTTGTCAATGACTGGTCATACGAGGATCTTGTACGGATCTTTTTCCGCTACGGTGAAGAGAAGTTCTCGAAAAGCATTGTGCGTAAAATTGAGGCGGCGCGTGAACAAGCCCCAATCCGTACAACTGCTGAACTAGCTGAGCTCATTAAGACGGGGATTCCTGCGGCGAAGAGACGAACAGGTGGGCACCCAGCGAAAAGGGTGTTCCAAGCAATCCGAATTGCGGTGAATGATGAGCTTGGAGCGGCTGAGGAATCATTAGTCGATGCGATTACATTGTTAAATCCCGGAGGACGGATTAGTGTCATTACGTTCCATTCACTGGAGGATCGACTTTGTAAAACGATTTTTAAAGAAGCCTCATCCTACCCGGATTTACCACCAAACTTGCCGGTTATACCAGAGGGCATGGAACCAATATTGAAATTGGTGACGAGAAAACCAATTATACCGGATGATAAAGAGATAGAAGAGAATAAGCGTGCTAGATCTGCAAAACTTAGGATTGCTGAGAAAAGGTGA
- a CDS encoding penicillin-binding transpeptidase domain-containing protein, producing the protein MLVGKLFHVQIIKHDLLKERAEANWDREIPFGGMRGDIEDRNGNLIVGSKLAPTLYFMPSQNNDVASAATTLAAILKVDAGKLTEKMSEKAYMVKLAPEGKNITKEQADEIAHLQIDGLYTGVDFVREYPNGELLSRLIGFTGYDSNGLAGIEYAYDQILQGTGDKIRLYTDAVGIPLPHVDDGFKIGNKGANIGLTIDLAMQKVVERELSQAMEKYDATQALAIIMNPKTGELLSLASVPTFDPAHYQNVDPSIYNRNLPVWMTFEPGSTFKIITLAAGLEEKVIDLEHDHFYDPGYVMIGKARLRCWKREGHKDQTFLEVVENSCNPGFVEIGQRLGPEKLSNYIRDFGFGQSTGSGIAGEAKGILFSEKNFGPVEQATTAFGQGISVTPIQQVQAVAAAINGGYLYRPYIVKEITDDKGKTLQSFVPDMQRRVISDETSKQVREALESVVAKGSGGKAFVDGLRVGGKTGTAQKVVDGNYKDGDYIVSFIGFAPVDDPELLVYVAIDSPKNSVQFGGVIAAPIVGRIMEEIAPLAGITKRQGQIEKLYKYGDEMTHRVPDLTGMTKKGITSQLYTYRLEWHGSGDKVKYQLPVADTLITVDDVIHLYTE; encoded by the coding sequence ATGCTCGTAGGCAAGCTGTTCCACGTACAAATTATCAAACATGATTTACTGAAAGAGCGTGCAGAGGCGAACTGGGATCGTGAAATTCCATTTGGAGGTATGCGCGGGGATATTGAGGATCGCAATGGCAATCTGATTGTAGGTAGCAAGCTAGCGCCAACACTCTATTTTATGCCCTCCCAAAATAATGATGTAGCAAGTGCAGCAACAACGCTTGCAGCTATTCTTAAAGTAGATGCAGGTAAGCTAACTGAGAAAATGTCAGAAAAAGCGTATATGGTTAAATTGGCACCAGAGGGGAAAAACATTACAAAAGAGCAGGCGGATGAGATTGCGCATTTGCAAATTGACGGCTTGTACACGGGTGTCGATTTTGTTAGGGAATATCCAAATGGTGAGCTGTTATCGAGATTGATAGGATTTACGGGCTATGACAGTAATGGTTTGGCAGGTATCGAATATGCTTATGATCAAATTTTGCAAGGAACGGGTGACAAAATTCGTTTGTACACAGATGCCGTAGGAATCCCGTTGCCACATGTCGACGATGGTTTCAAAATCGGTAACAAAGGTGCAAATATCGGGTTGACCATTGATTTGGCTATGCAAAAGGTTGTGGAGCGAGAATTGTCACAGGCGATGGAAAAATATGATGCGACTCAAGCGCTTGCGATTATCATGAACCCAAAAACAGGTGAATTGTTATCACTCGCTTCAGTACCGACATTTGACCCGGCACACTATCAAAATGTGGACCCAAGTATTTATAATCGAAATTTACCCGTTTGGATGACGTTTGAGCCCGGATCGACATTTAAAATTATTACGCTTGCCGCAGGACTTGAAGAAAAGGTGATTGATCTTGAGCATGATCATTTTTATGATCCCGGCTATGTAATGATCGGCAAGGCAAGACTACGCTGTTGGAAAAGGGAAGGACATAAGGATCAAACATTTCTAGAAGTCGTCGAAAATTCCTGCAACCCTGGATTTGTGGAAATCGGCCAGCGTTTGGGCCCCGAAAAACTGAGTAACTATATCCGAGACTTCGGTTTCGGGCAATCGACGGGATCAGGAATTGCTGGGGAAGCGAAAGGGATTCTTTTTTCAGAAAAAAATTTCGGCCCAGTAGAACAAGCAACAACGGCGTTTGGTCAAGGGATTTCAGTAACACCCATTCAACAAGTGCAAGCTGTCGCAGCGGCGATAAATGGTGGTTATCTATATCGTCCGTATATTGTCAAGGAAATAACGGATGATAAAGGCAAGACACTCCAATCATTTGTACCTGACATGCAACGTCGCGTAATTAGTGATGAAACTTCTAAGCAAGTGCGAGAAGCGCTTGAATCGGTCGTTGCCAAAGGTTCCGGTGGTAAAGCTTTTGTCGATGGACTTCGTGTTGGTGGGAAAACAGGGACTGCACAAAAGGTTGTTGATGGTAATTATAAAGATGGCGATTATATTGTATCGTTCATTGGTTTTGCCCCGGTTGATGATCCTGAATTACTCGTCTATGTTGCGATTGACAGTCCGAAAAACTCCGTCCAATTTGGCGGTGTCATTGCGGCTCCAATTGTTGGTCGTATTATGGAAGAGATAGCTCCGCTGGCAGGTATTACGAAGCGACAAGGGCAAATTGAGAAATTATATAAATACGGTGATGAAATGACTCACCGAGTTCCCGATCTGACGGGGATGACAAAAAAGGGGATTACGAGTCAGTTGTATACGTATCGTCTTGAATGGCATGGTTCTGGAGACAAAGTAAAATACCAGTTACCCGTTGCTGACACATTGATAACAGTTGATGATGTGATTCATCTATATACAGAATAA
- the murD gene encoding UDP-N-acetylmuramoyl-L-alanine--D-glutamate ligase, giving the protein MKNVEQFSGMKVLVLGLAKSGYAASKLLHSLGAYVVVNDASPAEGNEEAAALRLDGIQVICGGHPTGILDEGFDVVVKNPGIPYSNPVVAEALQKNIPVWTEIELASRISEAPIIAITGSNGKTTTTTLLYHMLNIGGQQPLIAGNIGTVSCTVAEQATKDQIIVLEASSFQLMGTETFRPHMAIWTNLYDAHLDYHGSPEAYAKAKSAITTNQTQEDYVIYNDDQPELRQYALRSSAAKVPFSLMGRKEQGISADEEQIYWNGEPYVKRSVIKLPGQHNLENILAATAAAILLGCDKTTIENVLSSFTGVRHRMQFVKELKGRKFYNDSKATNTLATKSALAAFNVPTILLAGGLDRGQSFEELRPYMANVKVVVALGETAENFATFATSCGIEKIIRAEDVKDAVQKAYPLSGEGDIILLSPACASWDQYSSFEARGDQFIEAVMQLH; this is encoded by the coding sequence GTGAAAAATGTAGAGCAATTTAGCGGGATGAAAGTACTGGTCTTAGGTCTTGCAAAAAGTGGTTATGCCGCATCCAAGCTACTGCATTCGCTTGGAGCATATGTCGTGGTGAATGATGCTTCGCCAGCAGAAGGTAATGAAGAAGCCGCCGCGTTACGCTTGGATGGGATTCAAGTGATTTGTGGCGGTCACCCTACAGGTATTCTCGATGAAGGCTTTGATGTTGTGGTGAAAAATCCAGGGATTCCTTATAGCAATCCTGTTGTTGCCGAAGCCCTTCAGAAAAATATTCCCGTATGGACAGAGATTGAACTGGCGTCTAGGATTAGTGAGGCCCCCATTATTGCGATTACAGGATCCAATGGAAAAACAACGACGACAACATTGCTGTACCATATGCTTAATATTGGTGGACAGCAGCCGTTAATTGCAGGAAACATTGGAACTGTCTCCTGTACGGTTGCTGAACAAGCGACAAAAGATCAGATAATCGTACTTGAGGCCTCATCGTTTCAATTGATGGGAACGGAGACATTTCGTCCGCATATGGCGATTTGGACGAATTTGTATGATGCACATCTCGATTATCATGGGTCACCCGAAGCGTATGCGAAAGCAAAATCGGCCATCACAACAAACCAAACGCAAGAGGATTATGTCATTTATAATGATGACCAACCAGAGCTTCGCCAATATGCGCTTCGTTCTTCGGCTGCAAAAGTTCCTTTTTCCCTTATGGGTAGGAAAGAACAAGGGATATCGGCAGATGAGGAGCAAATTTATTGGAACGGGGAACCATACGTGAAGCGTTCCGTCATCAAGTTGCCTGGTCAGCATAATCTTGAAAATATTCTTGCGGCGACTGCAGCTGCTATCCTTTTAGGTTGTGACAAAACAACAATCGAAAATGTCCTTAGTTCTTTTACAGGCGTCAGGCATCGGATGCAGTTTGTCAAAGAACTAAAAGGCCGTAAGTTTTACAATGATTCGAAAGCAACGAATACATTGGCAACGAAAAGTGCTTTAGCGGCGTTTAACGTGCCGACGATTCTTCTTGCAGGTGGACTGGATCGCGGTCAATCATTTGAAGAATTAAGGCCCTATATGGCCAATGTAAAAGTAGTTGTTGCACTTGGAGAGACTGCTGAGAACTTTGCAACTTTCGCCACCTCATGTGGGATTGAAAAAATCATACGGGCTGAAGACGTCAAGGATGCTGTACAGAAAGCCTATCCACTATCTGGGGAAGGGGATATTATTTTGTTGTCGCCAGCCTGTGCAAGCTGGGATCAGTACTCAAGCTTTGAAGCACGAGGTGACCAGTTCATAGAAGCAGTTATGCAGCTGCACTGA
- the mraZ gene encoding division/cell wall cluster transcriptional repressor MraZ: MFMGEYQHTIDTKGRLIVPSKFREHLGDGFVLTRGLDNCLFGYPMNEWKRLEEKLKALPVTKKDARAFTRFFFSGATEVELDKQGRINIPASLLQYAKVEKDCVVLGVSGRIEIWAKPLWDAYYDESEQSFNDIAENIIDFDF, from the coding sequence ATGTTCATGGGCGAATATCAGCATACTATCGATACAAAAGGTCGCCTGATTGTTCCTTCGAAATTTAGGGAGCATCTCGGTGATGGCTTTGTGCTGACTCGTGGCTTGGACAATTGTCTTTTTGGTTACCCTATGAATGAATGGAAGCGTCTTGAAGAAAAATTAAAGGCGCTGCCGGTTACGAAAAAAGATGCACGTGCATTTACTCGTTTTTTCTTCTCCGGTGCAACGGAGGTTGAACTGGACAAGCAGGGTCGCATCAATATTCCGGCGTCTTTGCTGCAATACGCAAAAGTTGAAAAAGATTGTGTCGTCCTCGGTGTTTCGGGGAGGATTGAAATTTGGGCAAAGCCATTATGGGATGCTTATTACGATGAGTCCGAACAATCCTTCAATGACATCGCAGAAAATATTATTGATTTTGATTTCTAA
- the ftsW gene encoding putative lipid II flippase FtsW, translating into MRSLEGKLRTLFIISAVALSFIGLAFVHSAGSYWGAVHYADSSPFIVKQAIYMAVSIGIAIVIMKSPLTSSPKMWTIFYFTTVLLLVAVLIPGIGAMRNGSQSWIAFGPFSIQPAEFIKVALIGKLACSMNNTNGKGVFRFRHFGLILLPAGLIMLQPDLGSAVIMIVSAFVILFVAGYPLKFFVFLGAGGIAAFIALIAAAPYRLARIKSYIDPWSDPRGAGFQGIQSLFAIAPGGLVGHGYGNSRQKYLYLPEPQNDFIFSIIAEELGFIGATVVLLLFATLLVTTFGIAIRTKGRYAFLMVAGMGSMILFQTFLNVGVVSGLLPVTGVTLPFISYGGSSLMTTWMAAGTIMHFTIARKSS; encoded by the coding sequence ATGCGTTCACTGGAAGGTAAGTTAAGAACGTTATTTATCATTTCTGCCGTGGCGCTGTCATTCATAGGATTGGCTTTTGTCCATTCAGCGGGTTCGTATTGGGGAGCTGTCCATTATGCGGATTCTTCGCCATTCATCGTGAAACAAGCCATTTATATGGCGGTGTCCATTGGCATTGCCATTGTCATTATGAAAAGCCCATTGACATCAAGCCCTAAAATGTGGACTATCTTCTATTTTACAACGGTCCTGCTACTTGTTGCGGTTCTTATACCGGGTATTGGAGCGATGAGGAATGGATCTCAAAGTTGGATTGCCTTTGGCCCATTTAGTATACAGCCAGCCGAATTTATAAAGGTTGCGCTCATTGGCAAGCTGGCATGTAGCATGAATAATACGAATGGAAAAGGTGTTTTCCGTTTTCGCCATTTTGGATTAATTCTTCTGCCAGCAGGGTTAATCATGCTACAACCGGATTTGGGCTCCGCTGTTATTATGATTGTCTCTGCTTTTGTCATTTTGTTCGTTGCAGGTTATCCACTAAAGTTTTTTGTATTTCTTGGTGCTGGAGGAATTGCGGCTTTTATCGCGCTAATTGCTGCAGCACCGTATCGCTTGGCGCGTATCAAATCTTATATCGATCCTTGGAGTGATCCGCGTGGAGCTGGTTTTCAAGGGATTCAGTCGCTGTTTGCTATTGCGCCTGGTGGATTGGTCGGGCATGGCTACGGTAATAGCCGTCAGAAGTATTTGTATTTGCCAGAGCCACAAAACGACTTTATCTTTTCGATTATTGCGGAAGAATTGGGATTCATTGGGGCAACGGTGGTTTTACTGCTATTTGCTACGCTATTGGTGACGACTTTTGGTATTGCGATTCGGACGAAAGGACGTTACGCATTTCTTATGGTGGCTGGTATGGGTTCGATGATACTATTTCAGACATTTTTGAATGTCGGCGTCGTATCTGGATTGTTGCCTGTCACAGGTGTTACATTGCCATTTATAAGCTATGGAGGCTCATCGTTGATGACGACGTGGATGGCAGCTGGAACCATTATGCATTTTACAATCGCTAGAAAATCAAGTTGA
- a CDS encoding penicillin-binding protein, with protein MFMLYGGLFFLLFGRMVFIQATGQAEGRAMAALAEAKYARESVLKADRGTIVDRNGALIAADTLSYKLLIILDEKASKGSKKPRHVLKENFGATAEVLANYIPLEKEEILSKLNEYSDWERYQLELGKAGRDINHETVLAIREELEEKELSGGILFLEDQKRFYPNGIFASHLIGFAMREEDADGNLSTVGKMGLEATYDKELTGTDGKVNFQSDGWGFKLPKAEEIVTPAQDGFDIQLTIDKTIQSFVEDAMTRVESEYSPSKMLVVVANPKTGEILAMSQRPSFHSATREGITEYLNAALETTIEPGSTLKMFTLAAAIEEKKWDPNAYFRSGQYTIYDKTIGDVNNRKGWGTITYLEGFQRSSNVAMAYLLERLGDKTFIDYIRKFGFGEKTGIDLPNEASGVILDTYPSERLTTSYGQGSTVTAMQMIQAATAIANNGVMMKPYVIDQITDPNTGELVKDQQPEEHDSPISAATAKGVREVLASTITGEKGTGKKFALNGYTIGGKTGTAEIPGPNGKYLSGGSNYLYSFLGMAPVEDPQLLTYVYVQQPKLPSGKTGSDPVAELFTSIMESSLRYMNIVPNGEDVIDAAVVREAVGQDSADMITKLKQDGFNPVVVGEGGRIERQYPQAGTKLAEGSVILLQTKGSTSLPDFTGWSKKMVLSFKMLSGLDIRINGDGYVTEQSLSMGTVIGLNEPVVLQLQSPADIYKPLEEDAEEESIMGG; from the coding sequence ATGTTTATGCTTTACGGAGGGCTCTTTTTCCTTTTGTTCGGAAGAATGGTTTTCATTCAAGCGACGGGGCAAGCGGAAGGCAGGGCTATGGCGGCGCTTGCAGAAGCGAAATACGCGAGAGAATCGGTATTGAAAGCGGATCGTGGAACGATTGTTGATCGTAATGGAGCATTGATTGCTGCGGATACATTGAGCTATAAGCTGCTTATCATATTGGATGAAAAAGCAAGTAAAGGCTCCAAAAAGCCGCGCCATGTTTTGAAAGAAAACTTTGGGGCTACAGCTGAAGTGCTGGCGAACTATATCCCGCTTGAAAAAGAGGAGATTTTGTCCAAGTTGAATGAGTACTCCGATTGGGAAAGATACCAATTGGAATTAGGAAAAGCAGGACGAGATATTAATCATGAAACGGTCCTTGCGATTCGGGAGGAACTTGAGGAGAAGGAGCTATCCGGTGGTATCCTTTTCTTGGAGGATCAAAAACGGTTTTATCCAAATGGCATTTTCGCTTCACATTTAATTGGTTTCGCCATGAGAGAAGAAGATGCCGATGGAAATTTGTCTACGGTTGGGAAAATGGGGCTGGAGGCAACGTATGATAAAGAGCTGACGGGAACGGACGGCAAAGTAAATTTCCAGTCAGACGGATGGGGTTTCAAATTACCGAAAGCAGAAGAAATAGTAACCCCGGCTCAGGATGGCTTTGATATTCAACTGACTATCGATAAAACAATTCAAAGTTTTGTAGAAGATGCGATGACTCGAGTGGAAAGTGAATATTCACCTAGTAAAATGCTAGTTGTTGTTGCAAATCCAAAGACAGGTGAAATACTGGCAATGAGCCAGCGACCTTCTTTTCATTCGGCTACGCGTGAAGGAATTACAGAATACTTGAACGCCGCGCTTGAAACGACCATTGAACCGGGGTCAACGCTGAAAATGTTTACATTAGCGGCGGCGATAGAAGAGAAAAAATGGGACCCAAACGCCTATTTCCGATCGGGTCAATACACGATTTACGATAAAACCATTGGAGATGTTAACAATCGTAAAGGGTGGGGAACAATCACCTATTTAGAAGGATTCCAAAGATCGTCCAACGTTGCTATGGCATATTTACTGGAACGACTAGGAGATAAGACGTTCATAGACTATATTCGTAAATTTGGTTTTGGAGAAAAGACTGGAATTGATTTGCCGAATGAGGCATCAGGGGTCATTTTGGATACGTATCCTTCCGAAAGACTGACAACTTCCTATGGACAAGGTTCGACTGTAACGGCAATGCAGATGATCCAAGCTGCGACAGCGATTGCAAACAATGGTGTCATGATGAAGCCTTATGTAATTGACCAAATTACAGATCCTAACACAGGAGAATTGGTAAAGGACCAACAACCCGAAGAACATGACAGTCCAATATCGGCGGCTACGGCTAAAGGAGTAAGGGAAGTTCTAGCTTCGACGATTACAGGCGAAAAAGGGACAGGGAAGAAGTTTGCGCTGAATGGCTATACCATCGGAGGGAAGACGGGAACTGCTGAGATACCAGGGCCAAATGGAAAGTATTTAAGCGGCGGTAGCAATTACCTCTACTCCTTCCTCGGCATGGCACCTGTAGAAGATCCGCAGTTATTGACGTATGTTTACGTGCAGCAACCGAAACTACCTAGCGGAAAAACGGGTTCCGATCCGGTTGCGGAACTGTTTACTTCTATTATGGAAAGTAGTTTAAGGTATATGAATATTGTCCCGAACGGGGAAGATGTTATCGATGCAGCAGTTGTGCGTGAAGCAGTTGGTCAGGATTCAGCTGACATGATTACAAAGCTGAAGCAAGACGGATTCAATCCAGTTGTCGTTGGTGAGGGAGGGCGAATTGAACGCCAATATCCTCAAGCGGGCACAAAGCTTGCAGAAGGGTCAGTCATTCTGCTACAAACGAAGGGGTCGACATCATTGCCTGATTTTACAGGATGGTCCAAAAAAATGGTGCTGTCTTTTAAAATGTTATCTGGGCTTGATATCCGCATCAACGGGGATGGCTATGTAACGGAGCAAAGCTTGTCAATGGGAACAGTTATTGGACTCAATGAGCCGGTTGTTCTTCAATTGCAATCACCTGCAGATATTTATAAACCGCTAGAAGAAGACGCCGAAGAAGAGAGTATTATGGGTGGCTAA
- the ftsL gene encoding cell division protein FtsL: MALEQRKYQTSYVRELEVPEVPKKQPQIRPARKVFSVGENFLFVLFAASLVLFSTMILHTQAQINETNIELHKIEKDIAETTKQNTELAIQMKEKSTYERIWEKAKELGLNPNDNNVKVVPGR, encoded by the coding sequence ATGGCACTAGAACAGAGAAAATATCAAACGTCATATGTACGTGAGCTTGAAGTACCGGAAGTACCGAAAAAGCAACCGCAAATACGTCCAGCACGAAAAGTCTTTTCTGTCGGAGAGAATTTCCTGTTCGTGCTATTTGCAGCATCCCTAGTTCTTTTTTCAACAATGATTTTACATACACAAGCCCAAATTAATGAGACAAACATAGAATTACACAAAATAGAAAAAGATATTGCAGAAACAACGAAACAAAACACGGAGTTAGCTATTCAAATGAAAGAAAAATCCACATATGAACGGATATGGGAGAAAGCAAAGGAGCTCGGTTTGAACCCGAATGACAACAACGTAAAGGTCGTGCCAGGACGATGA